The Ziziphus jujuba cultivar Dongzao chromosome 1, ASM3175591v1 genome segment ttaattttcaaaaataataatctaggtttttaattttttaatttgttgcaaatTGATAGGACTCtctatttaataaaacaaattgatAGCACTTTCACTTTTCGTCAAcactataatttttattttcaatgattatctttttttcaattaattatttttttaacaaaacctTTATCAATTTGTTGAACAAGATTAAAAATTAGATCAATCTACAAGAAATTAACAAAATGAGAGTTTAGATTGCTCCTTTAAAAATTGATGTCCTAAATTACAAAActgtataaattaaaaatattaaagtataagtagtcttatttttataaagattatataaaacttttaatttattctcCTGATTGTAGCacctataattaataatatcatgTAGTACGTAATTTATTTGTCTAATTATCATGCTAATTAATAAATTCGTCTTAAAccaccttttctttttaaaattttttttgaggcTCTCTTCTGTTTCctctttttttgggttaatatttGGGTTTATACTGGCTAATTGGAGCGGTTATGGTTTACCGTAACCTGAAAGATTACAACatcatattttccatttttaattttggtataaCTTCTCCTTTCTAATTCCTACTTTTatcttttcacccaaaaaaattctTACATTTTCTGTTCACCGaatatttggataatttatttgtaacaaTAGGTGACGAAGCACCGATAAAATCTGCAtgctatgttataatttaattgactattattaaaaagttcattttttttatattaattttttaatattaaaaaataaaaacattaatatttaaaaaattattaaatacaaatacagcTAATTAATAATCACCAAGTCAACATTAATGCCacttgtaattattttttctttttttaaatgtgaCAAGTAGCAAACATTACAAAATATTCTCATTTTCTAATTGTCTTTTAACTTTAGTTGTTCgcatatatcataaaatattatatatatatatatatatatacaattaatcgCTTTACTTATCATTATAGTAGTAATTAAAAGCTTCTCCTAAAAATGGAATTCGTGCTAATTGTTTGGCCTATGAAAGAAATCTTGAATTGGAATGgacattaatttgaaatttgaaaggtTATTCCATTACTTGGTTGACAAATATTTCATATGAATAGTTGTTGACTCTGTCTGTTTTTCATCATCGATTTAGTTTTACCATTAATACCATTCCTTACAGTTCTTAAACCAAACACATCGGGAACATTTACTTTAGAATATACGGATAGGTCAGTATGGTGCGCGGTAACGTAAAAGacttttaaataaacaaattttattttattttattttttaatgaattttgatTTCCAAACGCAACTTTTACGTAAtaaattgctttctttttcaaaCGAATTAAATAAAAGCGACAATCTTTTACGTTTCTTTAATTCTTTGCTGAATTTTCTAGAAAATTAATGACAAAAGACAATTATTGTTATTACAAGGGGCGAGAAGATTCACTATTTACAAAGAAGCAAAAGCCAGTTTGACGTGCTATATGGACCAAGAAAATGATAGTAATCGATGCTCAATGGCAGAGGATAGAGATTCTACCAATTTTTTTAGCCAAACAAACAATAATATCACTGTTGactaagaaaaattaaacatattgaCCCCAAAAATAATCCAAAGGTAGCATGATATCATATATTTCTTTGGATAATTATGGTAGAATGATAAAGTGTATTAATGTCACAGAATGCGTCATGCTGTCCCACACTATGTTGCAAACCAGTCAGTCCGACGGCTTCCCACCTTTTTTGATTTCTAAACTTTCCAAACTTTATgccttgatttatttatttacttttttgggTGAACAAATTCTAAACTTATACCGTTGAATTCATGACCAAAGAACAAAGTACCAAGTGAagtagaaaaaggaaataataataatttttgtttataagTACTTTGAAAAGTTAGGCTGGTAAgactttttttcaaagaaaaacacCATCAAGCACATTATAattgcatatttcataaaatttaactataataattaataaactagTTATTGGCCAACCTTCTTTATACCCCTATATACGAGTATAAATATTCAAGACGTCAATTATCTTTTCTTGATATTTTGATTAACAATGATatggtaaataataaatatttctgGAGAGAGGAAGAGCAGGCATAACAACAAGTAGCTACTTTAAGAAAGCGGGAGATAACGTTACGATGAGGAAAATGGAAGGCAGGGTTTATGTAATCATATCTGAATTCAATCCATGGCAACGGACTGAACTTGAAACTCAAGTGTAGAACAAGAACCAAAAGGCACCAGAAGCACAGTATATATTATACCTTGATGCAACTACTCAAGGCAATATCAATCACCGTGATAAGCAGTAAAATCAGATATTCCATAAAAATACCACGACTATTTCTACACCATTTAGAATAGATATTTCGCATCACCAAAATTGAGAAAAactaaatatcaatttcaaaactggaaaaaaaaatatcatcctAGTTTAGACTTTAGATGTGTCATTATCCCACTAAAGCACAGCAATTGTGATGATATAGCTCACACCATTGAAAAATACAAGTCCACATAAGTCCCGCAATGGTCAACCATATATAGCACAAACAAGGGAAAAAATGCACTCACAGCCTTCTCCCTCTTCTACCACCCTTTCTACGGGTGCTGTCTGTCGGAATTGGAGTAACATCCTCTGAAACACAACAGGAGATGCACTGTCAACTTTAATGAATTTCAACATGGTTAAAAgacctaaataaaaataaacattgcaAAGCAGGACACGTTAATAAATGACTCTTTGTGCAAGTACTCATGCAGTCGTCGCATAAACTAGTAAAACGCTTGCAGGTACCAGTGCATGTAAATGCAAGTGTTTGTGTGCATATAAGCAAGCATGACTACAGAaagtgaaaactaaaaaatttcaagaattGTCCGTGCCTTTCGTTGAGTGtgatatatgataaaaatatgttaTGAAGCCAACTCCAAGAAAATTAGGATCTTACCAATACGGCCAATTCTCATCCCAGAACGAGCAAGAGCACGCAATGCAGACTGGGCACCAGGACCAGGAGTCTTTGTTTTGTTTCCTCCAGTAGCTCGGAGCTTAATATGAAGAGCAGTTATACCTAATTCCTGCTCCATCAGAATCAGAATTCAGTCAAGctaacaaaatcaattttacaTACAAGCATAATTACAACCAGAAAATCCAAGTGCCAGCAAAATTTGATCAATGAATTGCTCAAAAAGTAATGcttaaatttaaaacttaaaaaataaaataatattattaataataataaaaacagcaaGAAGACCATATCATATGGATCACCACCTTGCATCTCTGGGCAACATCCTGTGCTGCAAGCATGGCAGCATATGGGGAAGATTCATCTCTATCAGCTTTCACCTTCATACCACCTACAATTTAAGAAAAGACAATACAATTATGACAAACTACGAGtaagattaaagaaaaaaccTACATAGTGTATACAAACAAAATTCTAGATTTAAATAGAAACAAGGTTTTTGTAGCCTGATACTTGTAACATGCATTCAACACTGGGAACAGACATGCTTGACGAGAAACCATAGAATTATTCATACTATTGAGCCTTAGAATCAATAGATACGATTTAGGATATACAGGCAACAACAtacatttcatttttcattaagtaaaatcaaattcaaaagaCAATCCAATACCACTACCAATACCGATACCATAGATTTAAGATTGATATtcatttaaatactaaattaatctAAAAGATGTGAAAAAATCTTcttgagaaaatattttcctaCCAGTGATGCGGACAATGGTTTCTCTTCCTGAGAGATCAGTCACATGCTGCAATataaacaagaaacaaaaattacaacaaGAAATGGTACATAACCTAAGATGCATATAAGAAATAAACCACGACTTACAATAAATGTGTCATTGAATGACGCAAAAATGTGAGCCACCCCAAAAACATGTTCTCCATCTTTGACAGCAGGTCCAAGggtaatattttcttcttttggttCTCTGGTCTTCTTCTTCGACTGCATCAATCATGACACAACTAAGAAAGTTAAAGACTCCAAGTTATAAAAGCTAGTCCAAATAAATGCTTATCATCGTTGGGTTGAAACTAGATGCTATAGGAGTCTCCTGCAGATTAGTCTTATGAGCTAATATATCGTAGCTAAGCCTACCCTTCCCAAAGTACATGATTGACAAACACAAAACATTACAAGGTCTGGTATTACTTTCGAAGGAAAAATACCCACATTTCCAACCTCTACAACTTTAGACAAGATGATAGGTAACGTCATGTGAAAGCTGTTTACACACTATTTCTACAGATTACCAACAACATTATTtctctccaattttttttttttttcttctttaaaagaTTAGCCATCTTCCAATGCTAGGGAAGCCCAAGtcaaaacaacatttaaaaagtTAAGACCACGGACAGTGGCATGGAGAGCATTTCAGATCTCTTTTAAGGGAATGCGAATGGATAATACTAATTTACAGGCATATTCAACGATGAACATTTGGAag includes the following:
- the LOC107406486 gene encoding small ribosomal subunit protein uS11y isoform X1; protein product: MQSKKKTREPKEENITLGPAVKDGEHVFGVAHIFASFNDTFIHVTDLSGRETIVRITGGMKVKADRDESSPYAAMLAAQDVAQRCKELGITALHIKLRATGGNKTKTPGPGAQSALRALARSGMRIGRIEDVTPIPTDSTRRKGGRRGRRL
- the LOC107406486 gene encoding small ribosomal subunit protein uS11x isoform X2 is translated as MSKKKTREPKEENITLGPAVKDGEHVFGVAHIFASFNDTFIHVTDLSGRETIVRITGGMKVKADRDESSPYAAMLAAQDVAQRCKELGITALHIKLRATGGNKTKTPGPGAQSALRALARSGMRIGRIEDVTPIPTDSTRRKGGRRGRRL